Below is a genomic region from Demequina sp. NBRC 110054.
CACCTCCCGACTACGCACTGATCGAGAACCTCGCGGTGCCCGAGGTCGTGGGCCAGTGGTGGATCATGGGCGTGCTGCTCGTGCTGATCGCCGCCAACTACCTGGTCGGCGAGGAGCTGATCTTCCGGGGCATCCTGCTGCCGAAGATGCGCGGTGTGTTCGGCCGCTGGGACGTGCTCGCGAACGGGCTCCTGTTCTCCTGGTACCACCTCCACCTGATCTGGGAGGTGCCCGGCATGATGCTCACCGACTGGATCTACGCGTACCTCGCCAAGCGGTACCGCTCGTACTGGATGAGCGCGCTGTTCCATGGCATCGACGGGGTGTTCCTGCTGATCGTGTTCCCGCTCGCGATCGCGGGGGTCATCCAGTCCTAGCACCAGGGATCCTCCCCCACCCCGCGACCGGACAGTTGTGCACGCACTCGTGACCCGCGCGACTCGAGGTGCGGGAGGGAATCCCCTCCCGCACCTTCCGTCACAGCATCCACAGGTGCGTGCAGAACTGCACGGGGCCGTGGGCTGCGCGCGGGCAGCGCCGGGGCGTGTGCTGCGCGCACGACGGAGCGCGGGCGAGCCGGGATCGGCGCGGTGCGCAGGCTAGAGCTCGGCCAGGAACTCGATCACCCGGTCGTGCATCAGGGCACCCTGGTACTTGTCGTACACGGGCAGGCCCGCGAACGCGAACAGATGCGTCGAGCCGTCGTACTTGAACTCCTCGAGCGCACCCTCGGGGGCGAAGCGCACGAAGGCCTGCAGCTCCTGCGCCTCGCACCACGGATCGTCGATCGCGTAGTGCAGCTGGCCCGTGAGGCTGTCGCCCCACGAGGCGGCATCGATCCACTGCGGCGACATCGCGCCGTGCATGAGGATCACGCCGCGCGCATCCGGGTCGGTCAGCGCGAGCACCTCGGCGACCGCGGCTCCCAGGGAGAAGCCCGCGTAGACGGGGTTCTGGCCGAGACCGCCGTGATCCGCGATCGCGTCGCGCACCGCGGCGACGTGCTCGCTCAGCGGCACGGCATCAGCGCGCTCGACGCCCGCGTCGAGGTCCTCGTAGGTGTCGCCTCCGTAGAGGTCGGGGACGATCACGTCATGCCCTTCGGCACGAAGATCGTCGGCCCACGCGAGGACAGTGGGCGTGAGGCCGAGCGCGGAATGGATGAGGACGACGGTGGCCATGAGGACTCCCTTCCGCCCCTCACGCTACGCGGGTGAGGCGTCGCGCGCCGCCTCGACAGGCGCGACGAGCATCCATCGGATGCCGAACCTGTCCTGCACGGTCGCGAAGTGCTGCCCCCACGGCATCGGCGCCGGGTTGGAGGCCTCGAGCGCGGCCTCGGAGAGCCCGAAAAACAGGTGGTTGAGCTGCGCCAAGTCATCGCACTCGAGATTGATCGACATCGCGTTGCCGAGCCTCAGCATGTGGCCCATGCTCGGCGAGATGTCTGTACCCATGATCTCGTGGCCGCCGAGCAAAGGCAGCGCGACGTGGAGCACCCCGGCGGCCTCCTCCGGCGGGACGGCCGGCAGACCGTCGCCCGAGGGGAGGGATGACTTCCGCGTCAATGGAGCGGAGTACTGCGTCCCGAAGACCTCCTTGTAGAACGCGAAGGCCTCCTCGCAGGTGCCGTCGAAGTTGAGATACGTGCTGACCTTGGCCATGGAAGCCTCTCCATTCGCGGCGCGCGACGATGCGTGCCCTCCCTCAGGCTAGGACCAGCGCCTATGCCGACGCCAGAGGCACCCGCGGCCGCGTCGTCGAGGCGCGGCGGGTGCGTCGGCACACGCGAGGCCGCCGGGCCCGTGGGGGCGGGTCCGGCGGCCTCGCGTGCGGTCTATGCGGGTCAGGATGCGGTCAGAGTGCCGAGCTCCTCGCCGCCGGAGAGCGTGCCGCCGATCGTCAGCGGTCCGACCTCCTCGCCACCGGAGACCTCGCCGTCGGCGTACACGGTGTAGGTCTCCCCCGACTCGAGCTCGGCGGAGGACAGGATGAGCGAGGCGGACAGCTTCTCGGTCGTGAACGACATCACGAGCTCGCCGTCCGAGTCGACCACCGAGATCACGGTGCCCTCCGTGACGCTGGAGCCGAAGGTCATGCCGAGCACCGCCTGGTCGCCGCCGTCGGGCGCCTCGGCCATGCCGGACGAGCCCGACGCGGCGATCGTGCCGCCGTCGATGTCGAACGTGCCGTTGTAGTCGATCGCGCCGTTGCCGCTGTCCTCGGGTCCGGAGATGACGACGGTGCCGCCGGTCATCGTGATGGTCCCGTTCGAGTCGAGCCCATCGCCGTCGGCGTCGATGAGGTACGTGCCGCCTGAGATGTAGACCTCGACGCTGACCGTCGTCGAGTCATCGGCGACCGTCTCGGTCTCGGTGGTGTCGGTGGCGGTCGAGTAGTCGGCGGTCTCCGCGGTCGTCGAGTCGTCCGAGCCGGAGGTGTCGGAAGCGCCGTGGCTGCCGGGTCCGCCGCCCATGCCGCCCCCGCCGCCGCCCATGCCGCCCATCTCGGACGAGCCGGAGCCGTCGGAGCCGTTGATGCCGTCATCGCTCGAGACGATGCTGACGGCGCCCGAGTCGAGGTAGATCACGGCGGCCTCGAGGCCCTCATACGAGTTGAGGATGTCGATCTCGGCGTCGCCGATGCGCAGATAGACCTCGGAGTGGATGCCGTCGTCGCCGGCGTCGACCGTCATGTCGCCGCCCTCGATCGTGACCTGGTTGGCCGCGTCGATCCCGTCGGTGCCGGCGGTCAGGTCGATCGTGCCGCCAGCGATCCAGACGATGCCGACGTAGCGGTCGGGCTCGTCCTCGTCGGCCTCGTTGTCGGACTTCAGCGCGTCGCCGGTCGCGTCGACCGTGACGGTGCCGTCGAGGATGATCAGGTGGTCCTTGCCACGGATGCCGTCGTCGGCCGCGCTCACCTCGTACGTGCCGGAGGCGATGACGAGCGAGTCCTTGGACGTGATGCCGTCGTTGCGCCCGGCGTCGACCACGAGGGTGCCCTCGCCCGCGAGGAACAGGTCCGCGGTCGAGTAGATCGCGGCGCCGCCCGTGTCCTCGTCGGTGTCGTCGTACGTGCCGGTGTCGGAGACGTAGTTGGTGCTGCCCGACGCCGTGTAGAGGATGAGGTTGTCCGCGTCGTCGACCGTGATCGCCGGCGCGCCGTCGCTCGTGATGTCGACGCCGTCGAGGATCAGGGTGACGTCGCCGTCGGCGACGTCGACGACGATCTGGCCGTCGGAGAGCTCGCCGGACAGCACGTACGTGCCAGCCGCGGTGATCGTGATGGTGTCGCCGTCGACGGAGACGCCGTCCCCGCCCGAGGAGGCGCCGTCGGCGAGGGTGATCTCGGTCGCCGAGGACGCGTCGGGGGACAGGTCGACGTCGGGGAGGTCGATGTCGTCGTAGGTCGCCTCACCCTCGGCGACCGCGCTCGACACGGTCTCCGTCGACGAGTCCGAGGACTCGGAGGTCGTCGTGTCGGAGCCGCTCGCCGAGTCCGACGAGTCGGTCGTGTCCGAGGTGCAGCCGGCGAGCAGAAGCGCGCTCGTCGCGGCGAGGGAGGCGAAGGCCAGCGCGGGCCTGCGGGGGAACTTCATGGCGATGCCTTTCGGGGGTGTCAGCTCGCGAGCGCGGCCGCACCGTCGACGTGACGGCGCAGGGTTCGGGCCCAGCGGTTGGCGGGGAGGTCGGGCCGCAGCGCGGCCATGGACGTGCAGTACTTGCTCACGCGCTCGGGGCGGATGCCGCGCGCCCACAGGGCACGGTCCACCTCGCCCGCGTGACGGGTCACCTTGGTCTCGACGATGAGGCGCTCGTCGTACGCGACGGAGTTGCCAGCCGGGTCATGCGCGGCCACGTCGGTATCGACGGTGACGCGACCGTCGGGGGTGACGAGCGTCGTCCGCAGGTACGTGGTCGTGAGCGACGGCCGGAGGACTCCGGCGACGGACGCGAGGCGGGGGAACTCCTCGACGAAGTCGAGCGCCTCGGAGGTGAGCCCGCCCGAGAGGTCGGGCAGCTCGTCGAGCATGCGACGCGACTTCACGGTCGCACCGGAGGCCTCGCGCTGCTTGACCTCGATGGCGGAGATCCCAGTGTCGAGGTACCGGCGGGTGCGGACCTTCGTGCGGCGGGGACGACGGTGGGCGGCCTCGCGGTACATCCGCAGATCGTCGGTGTCGTAGTAGACGGACTCGTAGCGGAAGGCGCGGCGCCCGTCGATCTCGAGCACCCGGACCGAGTCGTGCAGCGAGCTCACGACCTCAGCCCACACGCCCGGCTCGATCAGGTACTTGCGGTCGACCCGGGTGAGCATCGCGGCCGTCTCCTCGAGCTCGTCGAGCCCGATGCTGTCCAGAGTCGCGATCTGCGACTCCCACGCGGCGGTCGTCATCGCAGCACCGTGGGGGTCGGCTCGGTGCGGACGTCACCCGTCGCGGCGACGCCGTCCAGCGCGTCGTCCGGGTCGATCAGCGTGTAGCGGACCTCGCAGGCCGTCGTCTCCGCCACGTAGTCGACCTTGCGGATCGAGATGCGGTGGACGTTCGCGCCGAGCATCGCGGACGCGAGAGCGGTCGCCTCCTTCTCGTCGGCGACAGCGCGGTCGAGCACGAGCTGCGTGAGGCGGGTCTTGGCGAACAGCTGCGGGTGGTCGCCGATGAAGATGACGCCCAGGAGCACGGCCATGAGCGTGAAGCTGATCGCCGCGTTGCCCGAGGGGAAGCCTCCGAGCAGACCGAGCGCGATCGCGGTGAAGTAGTACGCGATCTCGTTGTGCTCCATCTCGGTGGAGCGC
It encodes:
- a CDS encoding dienelactone hydrolase family protein encodes the protein MATVVLIHSALGLTPTVLAWADDLRAEGHDVIVPDLYGGDTYEDLDAGVERADAVPLSEHVAAVRDAIADHGGLGQNPVYAGFSLGAAVAEVLALTDPDARGVILMHGAMSPQWIDAASWGDSLTGQLHYAIDDPWCEAQELQAFVRFAPEGALEEFKYDGSTHLFAFAGLPVYDKYQGALMHDRVIEFLAEL
- a CDS encoding VOC family protein, translating into MAKVSTYLNFDGTCEEAFAFYKEVFGTQYSAPLTRKSSLPSGDGLPAVPPEEAAGVLHVALPLLGGHEIMGTDISPSMGHMLRLGNAMSINLECDDLAQLNHLFFGLSEAALEASNPAPMPWGQHFATVQDRFGIRWMLVAPVEAARDASPA
- a CDS encoding carbohydrate-binding domain-containing protein, encoding MKFPRRPALAFASLAATSALLLAGCTSDTTDSSDSASGSDTTTSESSDSSTETVSSAVAEGEATYDDIDLPDVDLSPDASSATEITLADGASSGGDGVSVDGDTITITAAGTYVLSGELSDGQIVVDVADGDVTLILDGVDITSDGAPAITVDDADNLILYTASGSTNYVSDTGTYDDTDEDTGGAAIYSTADLFLAGEGTLVVDAGRNDGITSKDSLVIASGTYEVSAADDGIRGKDHLIILDGTVTVDATGDALKSDNEADEDEPDRYVGIVWIAGGTIDLTAGTDGIDAANQVTIEGGDMTVDAGDDGIHSEVYLRIGDAEIDILNSYEGLEAAVIYLDSGAVSIVSSDDGINGSDGSGSSEMGGMGGGGGGMGGGPGSHGASDTSGSDDSTTAETADYSTATDTTETETVADDSTTVSVEVYISGGTYLIDADGDGLDSNGTITMTGGTVVISGPEDSGNGAIDYNGTFDIDGGTIAASGSSGMAEAPDGGDQAVLGMTFGSSVTEGTVISVVDSDGELVMSFTTEKLSASLILSSAELESGETYTVYADGEVSGGEEVGPLTIGGTLSGGEELGTLTAS
- a CDS encoding VTC domain-containing protein; the protein is MTTAAWESQIATLDSIGLDELEETAAMLTRVDRKYLIEPGVWAEVVSSLHDSVRVLEIDGRRAFRYESVYYDTDDLRMYREAAHRRPRRTKVRTRRYLDTGISAIEVKQREASGATVKSRRMLDELPDLSGGLTSEALDFVEEFPRLASVAGVLRPSLTTTYLRTTLVTPDGRVTVDTDVAAHDPAGNSVAYDERLIVETKVTRHAGEVDRALWARGIRPERVSKYCTSMAALRPDLPANRWARTLRRHVDGAAALAS
- a CDS encoding DUF4956 domain-containing protein; its protein translation is MSVFIYIAADLVAVALLVFGLYFPRHRRKDLIVSFLAINVGVMGVTYAMATADLTLGFGMGIFAVLSIIRLRSTEMEHNEIAYYFTAIALGLLGGFPSGNAAISFTLMAVLLGVIFIGDHPQLFAKTRLTQLVLDRAVADEKEATALASAMLGANVHRISIRKVDYVAETTACEVRYTLIDPDDALDGVAATGDVRTEPTPTVLR